One region of Micromonospora ureilytica genomic DNA includes:
- a CDS encoding DUF397 domain-containing protein, with translation MDLTGARWRKSSKSGNNGGDCVEVADNLAGVIGVRDSKDPAGPALAFDPAAWTRFVAMAKRR, from the coding sequence ATGGACCTGACCGGCGCTCGGTGGCGCAAGAGCAGCAAGAGTGGCAACAACGGCGGCGACTGCGTCGAGGTGGCCGACAACCTCGCGGGCGTCATCGGCGTACGTGACTCGAAGGACCCGGCCGGTCCGGCGCTCGCCTTCGACCCGGCGGCCTGGACCCGGTTCGTGGCAATGGCCAAGCGCCGCTGA